One region of Salvia miltiorrhiza cultivar Shanhuang (shh) chromosome 3, IMPLAD_Smil_shh, whole genome shotgun sequence genomic DNA includes:
- the LOC131018991 gene encoding uncharacterized protein LOC131018991 translates to MGKVRHTPWNILLDEEAGDRNQRQEEPVPKDDLRNRSGGFRSSEETSSQSLDPKQIEEILQLHNADHPGMQLVSAQLTGAESKLELLDGTLREPDFASPYYKAWIKADYMVFSWIINSISKELVNAFVHIENTKKLWDAICQRFGRSNGPKIYRLQREISGYTQGNQSVLVYFNNLTALWDELNMLLPPLTCVCGTREAGVNREENQRLMQFLLGLNESFGSARSQILFLDPLPSVNRAYSMVLQIEDQKITVESFGDAHVMQAVAGGKQSSSKGKKSFGFSRQSQLPYKGRKSKDERLKLFCNHCERNGHEESECFKLHGFPDWYKRLCCL, encoded by the exons ATGGGAAAGGTTCGCCACACGCCGTGGAATATTTTGCTTGATGAGGAAGCTGGTGATCGTAATCAGCGACAGGAAGAGCCTGTTCCGAAAGATGATTTGCGGAATAGATCTGGTGGTTTTCGCAGCTCTGAGGAAACGAGCTCGCAATCCTTGGATCCAAAGCAGATCGAGGAAATTTTGCAGCTGCATAATGCTGACCATCCCGGTATGCAACTAGTATCCGCTCAATTAACAG GTGCTGAAAGTAAATTGGAATTACTTGATGGAACTCTCCGTGAGCCTGATTTTGCTTCTCCCTACTACAAAGCTTGGATTAAAGCTGATTATATGGTCTTCTCTTGGATTATTAACTCTATATCTAAGGAATTAGTCAATGCTTTTGTGCATATTGAAAATACTAAGAAACTGTGGGATGCGATTTGCCAACGGTTTGGTCGAAGCAATGGTCCAAAGATATATAGATTGCAACGTGAAATCAGTGGTTATACCCAAGGGAACCAGAGCGTGCTTGTATACTTTAATAATCTTACTGCTTTGTGGGATGAATTGAATATGTTACTACCTCCATTAACTTGTGTCTGTGGCACTCGAGAAGCTGGTGTTAACAGAGAAGAAAATCAGCGACTTATGCAGTTTTTGCTTGGTCTCAATGAATCATTTGGGAGTGCTCGCAGTCAAATCTTGTTTCTTGATCCTTTGCCAAGCGTAAACCGTGCTTATTCTATGGTTCTACAAATTGAAGATCAGAAAATCACGGTAGAAAGTTTTGGAGATGCACATGTTATGCAGGCTGTGGCTGGGGGTAAACAAAGCTCTAGCAAAGGGAAGAAGTCTTTTGGATTCAGTAGGCAATCACAGCTGCCTTATAAAGGCAGGAAATCAAAGGATGAGCGGTTGAAGCTATTTTGCAACCATTGTGAACGCAATGGACATGAAGAAAGTGAATGCTTCAAGCTCCATGGTTTTCCTGACTGGTATAAACGGCTTTGTTGTTTATGa
- the LOC131014386 gene encoding uncharacterized protein LOC131014386 produces the protein MTWPAKASGQRICTLIFRKESEGLAEARSRRTGGLRWAFFSPTSAAELLQWQGVRPAVAVAAWQRQGEYDGIRRGNSGKLQKWRSRWRLSRKSNGDGGRRK, from the exons ATGACGTGGCCGGCAAAGGCCTCAGGGCAGCGGATCTGTACGCTGATCTTTCGTAAAGAGTCGGAAGGCCTGGCTGAAGCGCGATCTCGCCGGACTGGAGGGCTGCGGTGGGCCTTCTTTAGTCCGACATCAGCGGCAGAGCTTCTTCAGTGGCAAGGGGTGAGACCGGCAGTGGCGGTGGCAGCCTGGCAGCGGCAGGGAGAATACGACGGCATTCGGAGAGGGAACTCCGGCAAACTCCAGAAATGGCGCAGCAG ATGGAGGCTGAGCCGAAAATCAAATGGAGACGGAGGACGGCGGAAGTGA